One genomic segment of Humidesulfovibrio mexicanus includes these proteins:
- a CDS encoding capsular polysaccharide export protein, LipB/KpsS family → MHDAIERLKEYLLRFAPVRRAVRDRVLRSGHTDWGTLLAPDAAYWQKALCEAQDGPHVLIPTSVGSNMAATTLEGTLAAALTLRGCRVSLLLCDGVLDACMACQREWYSASFSTSRPLSRGSCRACLAPALASYQGLGLSVLRYGEFLKTKDIIRARDLARDTPLGDIASLHVNGVAVGEHALAGTLRFFARGDLNGEPGGEPVLRQFLQSALTTSAAMERLLVRERIDAAVFNHGIYVPQGIVGEALRAHGVPQVNWTATYRRQTFVFSHGDTYHRTMLTDPPSQWRNMPWTETRQRRLLDYLESRRHGTGDWIWFFDRPNFAAAEALRQLGANPALPCDGLLTSVVWDAVLHYESNAFPNMLEWIVATVHHYAEHPDRQLVIRVHPAEIRGTLPSRQRVDVELAQRHGPLPQNVILVPPEHPVSTYALLEQCRRILIYNTKMGVELSAMGKQVVVAGEAWIRGKGFSIDVDSPKSYAKALLDDAVDAPLDEARLLLARKYAYHFFFERMVELPMLRPTGGDPQFRLDIDSVRRLAPGQNANLDLVCQGIVEGTPILAAPDE, encoded by the coding sequence ATGCATGACGCGATCGAGCGCCTGAAGGAATACCTGCTGCGCTTCGCGCCGGTGCGCCGCGCCGTGCGCGACAGGGTGCTCCGTTCCGGCCACACGGATTGGGGAACGCTGCTTGCCCCGGACGCAGCATACTGGCAAAAGGCCCTGTGCGAGGCCCAGGACGGCCCACATGTACTCATCCCCACCAGCGTGGGATCTAACATGGCCGCCACCACCCTGGAGGGTACGCTAGCCGCTGCCCTCACCCTGCGCGGCTGCCGCGTGTCGCTGCTGCTATGCGATGGGGTGCTCGATGCCTGCATGGCCTGCCAGCGGGAGTGGTACAGCGCGTCCTTTTCCACATCCCGGCCGCTTTCGCGTGGTTCCTGCCGCGCCTGCCTCGCACCGGCCTTGGCCAGCTACCAGGGGCTCGGCCTGTCCGTGTTGCGCTACGGAGAATTCCTTAAAACCAAAGACATAATCCGGGCCAGGGATTTGGCGCGGGACACTCCCCTTGGAGACATCGCCTCGCTCCACGTAAACGGCGTTGCAGTAGGCGAACACGCCCTGGCCGGGACCCTGCGCTTCTTCGCCCGTGGCGACCTGAACGGCGAGCCTGGCGGCGAGCCCGTGCTCCGGCAGTTCCTGCAGTCGGCCCTGACCACCTCGGCAGCCATGGAGCGCCTGCTCGTCCGTGAGCGTATTGACGCCGCCGTCTTCAACCACGGCATCTACGTCCCCCAGGGCATCGTTGGCGAAGCGCTGCGCGCACACGGCGTACCTCAGGTGAACTGGACAGCCACCTACAGACGCCAAACCTTCGTCTTCAGCCACGGCGACACCTACCACCGCACCATGCTCACGGACCCTCCATCGCAGTGGCGGAACATGCCCTGGACCGAGACCCGTCAGCGACGGCTCCTGGACTACCTGGAAAGCAGACGGCACGGCACCGGCGACTGGATATGGTTCTTCGACAGGCCAAACTTCGCGGCGGCCGAGGCCCTGCGCCAGTTAGGCGCAAATCCCGCCCTGCCCTGCGATGGGCTTCTGACAAGCGTGGTCTGGGATGCCGTGCTGCATTACGAGTCCAACGCATTCCCCAACATGCTGGAGTGGATCGTGGCCACGGTGCACCATTATGCAGAGCATCCCGATCGCCAACTGGTGATCCGCGTGCACCCGGCCGAAATTCGCGGAACCCTGCCCTCGCGGCAGCGGGTGGATGTGGAGCTGGCACAACGCCACGGCCCCTTGCCACAAAACGTCATTCTTGTGCCGCCGGAGCATCCGGTAAGCACCTACGCCCTGCTGGAGCAGTGCCGCCGCATCCTCATCTACAACACCAAAATGGGCGTGGAACTTTCGGCCATGGGCAAACAGGTGGTGGTAGCGGGAGAGGCCTGGATACGCGGCAAGGGCTTCTCCATTGATGTGGACAGCCCAAAAAGCTACGCCAAAGCGCTCTTGGACGATGCGGTGGACGCGCCCCTGGACGAGGCGCGGCTGCTCCTGGCGCGAAAGTACGCCTACCACTTCTTTTTTGAGCGCATGGTTGAACTGCCCATGCTCCGCCCAACCGGAGGCGATCCGCAATTCCGGCTGGACATCGATTCCGTGCGGCGGCTGGCCCCCGGCCAGAACGCCAACCTGGATCTGGTCTGCCAGGGCATAGTGGAAGGCACGCCCATCCTCGCCGCCCCGGACGAATAG